In Burkholderia sp. GAS332, one DNA window encodes the following:
- a CDS encoding 2-keto-3-deoxy-phosphogalactonate aldolase, giving the protein MQPHINLPAPYMPHAGLIAAFELCPLIAIMRGVTPADAAEHGQALYEAGFRIVEVPLNSPQPFDSIAAIRKALPPDAIVGAGTVLHPSFVNDVKSAGGELIVMPHSDPEVVAAAKAQGMACAPGVATPNEAFIALKNGADVLKMFPAEQLGCQVVKAWRAVIAAEVPLVPVGGITPDNMGPFLSAGANGFGLGSALYKPGQSAAVTASHAKAFINGLRIARAGAKK; this is encoded by the coding sequence ATGCAACCTCACATCAATCTACCCGCCCCGTACATGCCGCACGCGGGTCTGATCGCGGCGTTCGAGCTCTGTCCGCTGATCGCAATCATGCGTGGCGTGACCCCCGCGGATGCTGCCGAGCACGGTCAGGCGCTGTACGAAGCCGGCTTTCGCATCGTCGAAGTGCCATTGAATTCGCCGCAACCGTTCGACAGCATCGCGGCGATCCGCAAGGCGTTGCCGCCCGATGCGATCGTCGGTGCGGGCACGGTGCTGCATCCGAGTTTCGTCAACGACGTGAAGTCGGCGGGCGGCGAACTGATCGTCATGCCGCATAGCGACCCGGAGGTCGTCGCCGCCGCTAAAGCGCAAGGCATGGCCTGCGCGCCGGGCGTGGCGACGCCGAACGAAGCCTTCATCGCGCTGAAAAACGGCGCCGACGTGCTGAAGATGTTCCCGGCGGAACAACTCGGCTGCCAGGTCGTGAAGGCATGGCGCGCGGTGATCGCGGCGGAAGTGCCGCTGGTGCCGGTCGGTGGGATTACGCCGGACAACATGGGTCCGTTCCTGAGTGCCGGCGCGAACGGCTTCGGCCTCGGCTCGGCGCTTTACAAGCCGGGGCAGAGCGCGGCGGTGACGGCCTCGCATGCGAAGGCGTTCATCAACGGGTTGCGCATCGCCCGCGCAGGCGCGAAGAAATGA
- a CDS encoding NAD(P)-dependent dehydrogenase, short-chain alcohol dehydrogenase family yields the protein MKRLADKVALITGAGRGIGAAIAFAFAREGAAVVLAELDIETAERTAREIRAALCAGDTHGADGASEAKVLAVQTDVTQSASVQHAVSAAEHAFGALDVLVNNAGINVFCDPLTMTDDDWRRCFAVDLDGVWNGCRAVLPGMVERGAGSIVNIASTHAFKIIPGCFPYPVAKHGVLGLTRALGIEYAPRNVRVNAIAPGYIETQLTHDWWNEQADPAAAQQATLDLQPMKRIGRPEEVAMTAVFLASDEAPFINATCITVDGGRSALYHD from the coding sequence ATGAAGCGGCTCGCCGACAAAGTCGCGTTGATCACCGGCGCCGGGCGCGGCATCGGTGCGGCGATTGCGTTCGCGTTTGCGCGCGAGGGTGCGGCGGTTGTACTGGCTGAGTTGGATATCGAAACGGCCGAGCGGACAGCGCGCGAAATCCGGGCGGCGCTCTGTGCCGGTGATACGCATGGAGCGGACGGTGCCAGCGAAGCAAAAGTGCTGGCGGTGCAGACGGATGTGACGCAATCGGCATCGGTCCAGCACGCGGTAAGTGCAGCGGAACATGCGTTCGGCGCGCTCGACGTGTTGGTCAATAACGCCGGCATCAATGTGTTCTGCGACCCGCTGACGATGACCGACGACGACTGGCGCCGTTGCTTCGCGGTCGATCTCGACGGCGTCTGGAACGGGTGCCGCGCAGTGTTGCCGGGCATGGTCGAACGCGGCGCGGGCAGCATCGTGAATATCGCGTCGACGCATGCGTTCAAGATCATTCCGGGATGTTTTCCGTACCCGGTCGCGAAGCATGGCGTGCTCGGTTTGACGCGTGCGCTCGGCATCGAATACGCACCGCGCAATGTGCGGGTCAACGCGATCGCGCCAGGGTACATCGAAACGCAATTGACGCATGACTGGTGGAACGAACAAGCCGATCCGGCCGCCGCGCAACAGGCGACGCTCGATCTGCAACCGATGAAGCGCATCGGCCGTCCGGAAGAAGTGGCGATGACGGCGGTGTTTCTGGCCTCGGATGAAGCGCCGTTCATCAACGCCACGTGCATCACCGTGGATGGCGGTCGCTCGGCGCTGTATCACGACTGA
- a CDS encoding exoribonuclease-2, whose protein sequence is MNVFFEESGSFKAGSVLSRQGDAFQVELPGGRRAKVRAKDVLIEFEKPTAGELMQQADAAAQDIDLDFLWECAPDDEFPFAALGAEYFGESFGSIERAALVLRMHGAPVYFRRKGRGMYQRAPQEQLKMALAGLERKRQQALVQAGYEDELKAGRLPEGFSGNKALALLTKPDKNTIEYKALEGAAAARGISQARLMLECGGIPSARALHEAKFLSEFFPHGTGFPPVTVGALPEDLPEADVQAFSIDDITTTEIDDAFSVEHLADGRVRIGVHIAAPALGIARGDDVDAIARTRLSTVYMPGDKITMLPDSVVEAFTLAEGGLRPALSLYVIINRETQEIVASETRAERVFVKNNLRHNTLDELVTEEALAAGTGDYPHKEDIAVLWPFAQALFEKRQTARAGYGLRREVQRNTDFNFYVEGEHITITPRRRGSPLDTIVAELAILANSSWGAFLHDHGVPGIYRSQRAFGAPTGPKRTRMQTNAAPHEGLGVTQYAWSTSPLRRYVDLVNQWQLLACVQHGVTAKLAAPFKPKDADLFAVVQGFDDTYTAYADHQRRMEYFWCLRWLKQENRKQVVASVVKGDLVRLEEIPLLLHVPGLGVHARGTRLQMEVMSIDELTVEASVRLLHVLDAPTVTSGSEAEEADEGDEEIIDVAEESAEGEAEAQAEADLDGGAAEPGNAEDGTGADTGSGDAAADQQHVAEPGR, encoded by the coding sequence GTGAACGTTTTCTTCGAGGAATCGGGCAGTTTCAAGGCGGGCAGCGTGCTGTCGCGCCAAGGCGATGCTTTTCAGGTCGAGTTGCCGGGCGGCCGGCGCGCCAAGGTGCGCGCGAAAGATGTACTGATCGAATTCGAAAAACCGACCGCCGGCGAGCTGATGCAGCAGGCGGACGCGGCTGCGCAGGACATCGATCTGGACTTCCTGTGGGAATGCGCGCCGGATGACGAGTTTCCGTTTGCCGCGCTGGGCGCCGAGTACTTCGGCGAATCGTTTGGTTCGATTGAGCGCGCGGCGTTGGTGTTGCGCATGCACGGCGCACCGGTGTACTTCCGCCGCAAGGGCCGCGGCATGTATCAGCGCGCGCCGCAGGAGCAACTCAAGATGGCGCTTGCCGGGCTGGAGCGCAAGCGTCAGCAGGCGCTGGTGCAGGCCGGCTACGAAGATGAGCTGAAGGCAGGCCGCCTGCCGGAAGGCTTCAGCGGCAACAAGGCGCTGGCTTTGCTCACCAAGCCCGACAAGAACACGATCGAATACAAGGCGCTCGAAGGCGCGGCCGCGGCGCGCGGGATCTCGCAGGCGCGGCTGATGCTCGAATGCGGCGGGATTCCATCGGCCCGCGCATTGCACGAGGCGAAATTCCTCTCCGAGTTTTTCCCGCACGGTACCGGTTTCCCGCCGGTCACGGTCGGCGCGTTGCCGGAAGATTTGCCGGAAGCCGACGTGCAGGCCTTCTCGATCGACGACATCACCACCACGGAAATCGACGATGCGTTCTCCGTCGAGCATCTGGCCGACGGCCGCGTGCGGATCGGCGTGCACATTGCCGCGCCGGCGCTCGGCATCGCGCGTGGCGACGATGTCGATGCGATCGCCCGCACGCGTTTGTCGACCGTCTATATGCCGGGCGACAAGATCACGATGCTGCCCGATAGCGTCGTCGAAGCGTTTACGCTGGCTGAGGGTGGCTTGCGGCCGGCGCTGTCGCTGTATGTGATCATCAATCGCGAGACGCAGGAAATCGTGGCGAGCGAAACGCGCGCCGAGCGCGTGTTCGTGAAGAACAATCTGCGCCACAACACGCTGGATGAGCTGGTCACCGAAGAGGCGCTCGCCGCCGGCACCGGCGATTATCCGCACAAGGAAGACATCGCCGTGCTGTGGCCGTTCGCACAGGCGCTGTTCGAAAAGCGCCAGACCGCGCGCGCCGGTTACGGCCTGCGCCGCGAAGTGCAGCGCAACACCGATTTCAATTTCTACGTGGAAGGCGAGCACATCACGATCACGCCGCGCCGGCGCGGGTCGCCGCTCGACACGATCGTCGCGGAGCTTGCGATTCTTGCCAACTCCTCGTGGGGCGCGTTCCTGCACGACCACGGCGTGCCGGGCATCTATCGTTCGCAGCGTGCGTTCGGCGCGCCGACCGGCCCGAAACGTACCCGCATGCAGACCAATGCGGCGCCGCACGAAGGCTTGGGCGTCACGCAATACGCGTGGAGCACGTCGCCGCTGCGCCGTTACGTCGACCTCGTGAACCAGTGGCAGTTGCTTGCCTGCGTGCAGCATGGCGTGACCGCGAAACTGGCCGCGCCGTTCAAACCGAAGGACGCCGATCTGTTCGCTGTCGTGCAAGGTTTCGACGACACCTACACTGCGTACGCCGATCACCAGCGCCGCATGGAGTACTTCTGGTGCCTGCGCTGGCTGAAGCAGGAGAACCGGAAGCAGGTGGTGGCGTCGGTGGTGAAGGGCGATCTCGTGCGCCTCGAAGAGATTCCGCTGCTGCTGCATGTGCCGGGTCTCGGCGTGCACGCACGTGGTACGCGTTTGCAGATGGAAGTGATGTCGATCGACGAACTGACCGTTGAAGCGTCCGTGCGCCTGCTGCACGTGCTCGACGCGCCCACCGTGACGAGCGGCAGCGAAGCTGAAGAAGCCGACGAGGGCGACGAGGAAATCATCGACGTGGCGGAGGAAAGTGCTGAAGGCGAAGCTGAGGCCCAAGCGGAAGCCGACCTCGATGGCGGCGCGGCTGAACCGGGTAATGCCGAAGACGGCACTGGCGCTGACACCGGCTCCGGTGATGCCGCAGCCGATCAGCAGCATGTCGCGGAGCCAGGACGATGA
- a CDS encoding monofunctional biosynthetic peptidoglycan transglycosylase has translation MTATRRASRPGPVRWMFYLGAVVAIAWLATQAFYFAQIAVWNYVNPQSTAFMRSDAWRLSEDRPDLSVQHTWVPYEQISHNLKRAIIASEDANFVTNNGYETDAILQAWERNKAKGKIVRGGSTITQQLARNLFLSREKSYIRKGQELIITWMLETLMDKQRIFEIYLNSVEWGNGVYGAEAAAHYYYKTSAAKLTAGQSARLAVMLPQPKYFDEHRGSAYLAQRSRVIARRMGAAELPD, from the coding sequence ATGACAGCAACGCGGCGCGCGAGCCGGCCAGGTCCGGTGCGATGGATGTTTTATCTGGGCGCCGTGGTGGCGATTGCATGGCTTGCGACGCAGGCGTTTTACTTCGCGCAGATCGCGGTGTGGAATTACGTGAATCCCCAGTCGACCGCGTTCATGCGGTCGGATGCATGGCGGTTGTCGGAGGATCGGCCGGATCTTTCGGTGCAGCATACGTGGGTGCCGTATGAGCAGATTTCGCACAATCTGAAGCGGGCGATTATTGCTTCCGAAGACGCGAATTTTGTGACTAACAACGGCTACGAGACGGACGCCATTTTGCAGGCATGGGAGCGGAATAAGGCCAAGGGCAAGATTGTTCGCGGCGGGTCGACGATTACCCAGCAGCTGGCGCGGAATCTGTTTTTATCCCGGGAGAAGAGTTATATCCGTAAGGGTCAGGAGTTGATCATTACCTGGATGCTTGAGACCCTGATGGATAAGCAGCGGATCTTTGAGATTTATCTCAACTCCGTTGAGTGGGGGAATGGGGTTTATGGCGCTGAGGCGGCCGCGCATTATTACTACAAGACTTCTGCGGCTAAATTGACTGCTGGGCAGTCGGCACGGCTGGCGGTGATGCTGCCGCAGCCTAAGTATTTTGATGAGCACAGGGGCTCGGCATATCTGGCTCAGCGTTCGCGCGTGATTGCTCGGCGGATGGGGGCGGCGGAGTTGCCCGACTAG
- a CDS encoding 2-keto-3-deoxygalactonate kinase — translation MKQAGSHTQAVNPVNNTSAADANLQHAALIALDWGTTSLRAYLYDAAGEVLATRASTDGIMNLPRSAEQGGFDAAFEDACGAWLEQAPAVPVIAAGMVGSAQGWLEAPYVDAPANADALVAGIVRVKAACGATLHIVPGVLQRGELPNVMRGEETQIFGALGQDTGAVDNRKRALIGLPGTHAKWAVVQAGRIERFHTFMTGEVFAALREHTILGRTMITPDRPDTASFLHGVNIARDKGQAGMLATVFSSRTLGLTGQLSREQQPDYLSGLLIGHELAGLEAVLTQQQNSLAGQHLRLIGNEALCERYRVALVQFGCTHAELVKHATERGLWRVATQAGLVKPTPQAAHAG, via the coding sequence ATGAAGCAGGCGGGTTCTCACACGCAAGCGGTCAATCCGGTGAACAACACCTCGGCCGCCGACGCCAATCTCCAGCACGCCGCGCTCATTGCGCTCGACTGGGGCACGACGTCGCTGCGCGCGTATCTGTACGACGCGGCCGGCGAGGTGCTGGCGACGCGGGCATCGACGGACGGCATCATGAATTTGCCGCGGAGCGCCGAGCAAGGCGGCTTCGACGCCGCCTTCGAAGACGCATGCGGTGCCTGGCTCGAACAGGCGCCTGCCGTGCCGGTGATCGCAGCCGGTATGGTCGGCAGCGCGCAAGGCTGGCTCGAAGCACCGTATGTCGACGCGCCAGCGAATGCCGATGCGCTGGTGGCCGGCATCGTGCGTGTAAAAGCCGCGTGCGGCGCGACGCTGCACATCGTGCCGGGCGTCCTGCAGCGTGGTGAACTGCCCAACGTGATGCGCGGTGAAGAAACCCAGATCTTCGGCGCACTCGGTCAGGACACGGGCGCCGTGGACAACCGCAAGCGCGCACTGATCGGCCTACCCGGCACCCACGCGAAATGGGCCGTCGTGCAGGCGGGCCGCATCGAACGTTTTCATACCTTCATGACCGGTGAAGTGTTCGCGGCATTGCGCGAACACACCATCCTCGGCCGCACGATGATCACGCCGGATCGTCCGGATACCGCTTCGTTTCTGCATGGCGTGAACATCGCGCGCGATAAAGGTCAGGCGGGCATGCTGGCCACCGTATTCAGCTCCCGCACGCTCGGGCTCACCGGACAACTTTCACGCGAACAGCAGCCGGACTATCTGTCGGGTTTGCTGATCGGGCACGAACTGGCCGGTCTCGAAGCCGTGCTGACGCAACAGCAAAACTCGCTCGCCGGACAGCATCTGCGTCTGATCGGCAATGAAGCGCTGTGCGAGCGCTATCGCGTGGCACTGGTGCAATTCGGTTGCACTCACGCGGAGCTGGTGAAGCATGCCACCGAGCGCGGCTTGTGGCGCGTCGCCACCCAGGCGGGGCTGGTCAAGCCCACGCCGCAAGCGGCGCACGCCGGCTGA
- a CDS encoding L-arabinose-binding protein, with amino-acid sequence MKRRIFLTLAAAAAGVLFNAPVVQAADPVKIGFLVKQPEEPWFQDEWKFAEIAAKEKGFTLVKIGAPSGEKVMSAIDNLSAQKAQGFVICTPDVKLGPGIVAKAKADGLKMMTVDDRLVDGSGKPIASVPHMGISAYNIGKQVGDGLAAEIKKRGWDMKDVGAIDVTYNQLPTAVDRTTGATDALVAAGFPKANVIEAPQAKTDTENAFNAANIAFTKNPNFKHWVAYGLNDEAVLGAVRAAEGRGFKADNMIGIGIGGSDSALNEFKKPSPTGFYGTVIISPKRHGEETSTLMYDWITQGKEPPMLTLTTGMLATRDNVADVRQKMGLAAN; translated from the coding sequence ATGAAACGAAGAATTTTCCTCACGCTGGCAGCAGCGGCGGCGGGTGTGCTCTTCAACGCACCGGTCGTGCAAGCTGCCGATCCGGTCAAGATCGGCTTCCTCGTGAAGCAGCCGGAAGAACCGTGGTTCCAGGACGAATGGAAGTTCGCCGAAATCGCCGCCAAGGAAAAGGGCTTCACGCTGGTGAAAATCGGCGCGCCGTCGGGCGAGAAGGTGATGAGCGCAATCGACAACTTGTCGGCGCAGAAAGCACAAGGCTTTGTGATCTGCACGCCTGACGTCAAGCTCGGACCGGGCATCGTCGCCAAGGCGAAGGCCGACGGCCTGAAGATGATGACGGTGGACGACCGTCTCGTCGACGGCTCGGGCAAGCCGATCGCATCGGTGCCGCATATGGGCATCTCGGCGTACAACATCGGCAAGCAGGTGGGTGATGGCCTCGCTGCGGAAATCAAGAAGCGCGGCTGGGACATGAAAGATGTCGGCGCGATCGACGTGACCTACAACCAGTTGCCCACCGCAGTTGACCGCACCACCGGTGCAACCGACGCGCTCGTCGCCGCCGGTTTCCCGAAGGCCAACGTGATCGAAGCGCCGCAAGCGAAGACCGACACGGAAAACGCCTTCAACGCAGCCAACATCGCGTTCACCAAGAACCCGAACTTCAAGCACTGGGTGGCTTACGGTCTGAACGACGAAGCCGTGCTCGGCGCGGTGCGCGCAGCGGAAGGCCGTGGCTTCAAGGCGGACAACATGATCGGTATCGGCATCGGCGGTTCGGACTCGGCATTGAACGAGTTCAAGAAGCCGTCGCCGACCGGCTTCTACGGCACGGTCATCATCAGCCCGAAGCGTCACGGCGAAGAAACCTCGACGCTGATGTACGACTGGATCACGCAAGGCAAGGAACCGCCGATGCTCACGCTGACGACCGGCATGCTGGCCACGCGTGACAACGTTGCCGATGTGCGCCAGAAGATGGGCCTCGCGGCAAATTAA
- a CDS encoding Transposase DDE domain-containing protein (non-canonical start codon;~manually curated), which produces MPASSQLLAEFSDFLFDPALAERVRRSPTAFTRNRILTLPRIAALMMSGMRSSVQAELDGLFGALHGQTVRTRAVSAQAFSKARRGLSAELFELARARLIELAQPYIDSMRWNGLRLVAADGSRLRVGTREGHDLRADHYAFALFLPGPELTLHAALHPADGSERQMLFEALDVLQPHTDLLLLDRGYLGNMMVAALAQREIPFCLRVDARAWTCVTAFARSGEAERIVTLAAPNEQDALDYELVRTPTTVRLIRDVTPGGRVRVLMTSLLDRQRYPAATFGALYHQRWRIEEAFKRLKHRLRLEAVTGLDYLALQQDFGAKTVADNLCTLLSDLDDASHDDAPASRPDRVYALGALKPILGACLLRIEHCLNLLPKVMPAIHQARCRIQPSRSYPRPPRKAKPHHHLAYKLA; this is translated from the coding sequence ATACCAGCGTCTTCCCAACTCCTGGCTGAGTTCTCCGATTTCCTGTTCGATCCGGCGCTCGCTGAGCGTGTTCGCCGTTCTCCCACTGCCTTTACCCGCAATCGCATCCTGACGCTGCCACGCATAGCAGCGTTGATGATGTCGGGCATGCGCTCGAGCGTGCAGGCCGAGCTCGATGGGCTGTTTGGCGCGTTGCACGGGCAAACGGTGCGCACCCGGGCGGTAAGTGCACAGGCCTTCAGCAAGGCGCGCCGCGGCCTGTCGGCCGAGCTGTTCGAACTGGCCCGCGCGCGCCTGATCGAGCTGGCCCAACCCTACATTGATTCGATGCGCTGGAATGGCCTGAGGCTGGTCGCAGCCGACGGTAGCCGTCTGCGGGTAGGCACGCGCGAAGGCCATGATCTGCGCGCCGACCACTACGCATTTGCGCTGTTCCTGCCGGGGCCCGAACTGACCCTGCACGCCGCGCTTCATCCGGCCGACGGCTCCGAGCGGCAGATGCTGTTCGAAGCGCTGGACGTACTGCAACCGCACACCGATCTGCTGCTGCTCGATCGCGGCTATCTCGGCAACATGATGGTGGCCGCGCTGGCGCAGCGCGAGATCCCGTTCTGTCTGCGCGTGGATGCACGCGCCTGGACGTGCGTCACCGCCTTTGCGCGCAGTGGCGAGGCTGAGCGAATCGTGACACTGGCCGCGCCCAATGAACAGGACGCCCTTGACTATGAACTGGTGCGCACGCCCACCACGGTGCGCCTGATCCGCGATGTCACTCCTGGCGGACGTGTTCGCGTGCTGATGACCTCGCTGCTCGATCGCCAGCGCTATCCGGCTGCCACCTTCGGGGCGCTCTATCATCAGCGCTGGCGCATCGAGGAAGCGTTCAAACGGCTCAAGCACCGGCTGCGGCTGGAGGCCGTCACGGGGCTGGACTACCTGGCGCTGCAGCAGGACTTCGGCGCAAAAACCGTCGCCGACAACCTGTGCACACTGCTCAGCGATCTCGACGATGCGTCTCACGATGACGCACCTGCCAGCCGTCCTGACCGTGTTTATGCGCTGGGTGCCCTCAAGCCGATCCTCGGCGCGTGCCTGCTACGGATTGAACACTGCCTGAACCTGCTGCCCAAAGTCATGCCGGCCATCCACCAGGCCCGATGTCGTATCCAGCCCTCGCGCTCTTACCCACGACCGCCCAGAAAAGCCAAGCCCCATCACCATCTCGCGTACAAGCTTGCTTGA
- a CDS encoding shikimate dehydrogenase gives MSASDSRDRYAVIGNPVSHSKSPFIHGRFAAQTGEPIEYGHLLAPVDAFVPHVRAFIEAGGRGLNVTVPFKLDAHAFANTLSPRAAAAGAVNTLRFDANGIYGDNTDGFGLVRDIEVNLGVSLKGARILLLGAGGAARGVVLPMLDRAPHTLTIVNRTAAKAETLVDQFAQAARDAACRLTGGSARAIEAGEYDVIVNATAGSLDASLPECDDHAFGSGTLAYDMMYGAHPTVFMEHAQKLGARGADGLGMLVEQAAESFYVWRGVRPDGAPVLAELRALLAAPSHG, from the coding sequence ATGAGCGCTAGCGATTCACGTGACCGCTACGCGGTTATCGGCAACCCGGTCAGCCACAGCAAATCACCGTTCATTCATGGCCGCTTTGCCGCGCAGACCGGCGAGCCGATCGAGTACGGTCACTTGCTCGCGCCGGTGGATGCTTTCGTGCCGCATGTGCGCGCTTTTATCGAAGCGGGCGGCCGCGGCCTGAACGTGACGGTGCCGTTCAAGCTCGACGCGCATGCGTTTGCTAACACCCTGTCGCCGCGTGCGGCGGCAGCGGGTGCGGTGAACACCCTGCGGTTCGACGCGAATGGTATCTACGGCGACAACACGGACGGCTTCGGTCTCGTGCGTGACATCGAAGTGAATCTCGGCGTTTCGTTGAAGGGTGCGCGGATTTTGCTGCTCGGTGCAGGCGGCGCCGCGCGCGGCGTCGTGCTGCCGATGCTGGACCGTGCGCCGCATACGCTGACGATCGTCAACCGTACGGCGGCGAAGGCTGAAACGCTCGTCGACCAGTTCGCGCAGGCCGCGCGCGACGCCGCTTGCCGTCTGACGGGCGGCAGCGCGCGAGCGATCGAAGCCGGCGAGTACGACGTGATCGTCAACGCGACGGCCGGCAGCCTGGATGCTTCGTTGCCCGAGTGTGACGACCACGCGTTCGGCAGCGGCACGCTCGCTTACGACATGATGTACGGCGCGCATCCGACGGTGTTCATGGAGCACGCGCAGAAGCTGGGTGCGCGTGGCGCCGATGGCCTTGGCATGCTGGTCGAGCAGGCGGCCGAATCGTTTTACGTGTGGCGTGGTGTGCGGCCCGATGGCGCGCCGGTGCTGGCTGAATTGCGTGCGTTGTTGGCGGCGCCGTCGCACGGCTAG
- a CDS encoding transcriptional regulator, IclR family, which produces MNKAMPTHAADASETDLAPSAGHATRAAPQPAANAVKTANAAKAPPPPVADEIALPSTLLDITPQQAGTQTLLRGLAILEAAAAGVRDLRTFGAALGTTRSTTHRLVSSLVQARYLRQVQGGYLLGPKLIELGTIALEQMPLTAVARQHLESLAEQTLDTIHLGVRDGDDVLYIDKIPGTRGLEMRSRVGHRMPLASTGIGKAMMLDLTPDVWQSLFEASRRALASVSFKPDNRPDAQTFMQRMTNYAAGGYTFDLEENEASIRCVAAPVRDASGAVVAALSVASTIPYMSLERMDELIPVVQREARAISEELGWRAPQPATRRIKR; this is translated from the coding sequence ATGAACAAAGCGATGCCTACTCACGCCGCCGACGCGTCCGAAACCGATCTGGCGCCGTCAGCCGGTCACGCGACCCGCGCAGCGCCGCAACCAGCCGCGAACGCCGTCAAAACCGCGAACGCCGCCAAGGCCCCGCCACCGCCGGTGGCCGACGAAATCGCCTTGCCCAGCACGCTGCTCGACATCACCCCCCAGCAAGCCGGCACGCAAACCCTGCTGCGCGGCCTCGCGATTCTGGAAGCCGCCGCCGCCGGCGTACGCGACCTACGCACTTTCGGCGCCGCCCTCGGCACAACCCGCAGCACCACGCACCGCCTGGTGAGCAGCCTCGTGCAAGCGCGCTATCTACGCCAAGTGCAAGGCGGCTATCTGCTCGGCCCGAAGCTGATCGAACTCGGCACCATCGCGCTGGAACAGATGCCGCTCACCGCAGTCGCGCGGCAGCACCTCGAATCGCTCGCTGAACAGACGCTCGACACGATCCACCTCGGCGTGCGCGACGGCGATGATGTCCTGTACATCGACAAGATCCCCGGCACCCGTGGCCTCGAAATGCGCTCGCGCGTCGGCCACCGGATGCCGCTGGCGTCGACGGGCATCGGCAAAGCCATGATGCTCGACCTCACACCGGACGTCTGGCAGTCGCTCTTCGAAGCCTCGCGGCGCGCGCTCGCCAGCGTCAGTTTCAAGCCGGATAACCGCCCCGACGCGCAGACCTTCATGCAGCGCATGACCAACTACGCGGCCGGCGGCTACACCTTCGACCTCGAAGAAAACGAAGCGTCGATCCGTTGTGTCGCGGCGCCGGTGCGTGATGCCTCGGGCGCGGTGGTGGCGGCGCTGTCGGTGGCGAGCACGATTCCGTATATGTCGCTCGAACGCATGGATGAACTGATTCCGGTCGTGCAGCGCGAAGCGCGTGCGATCTCGGAAGAACTCGGTTGGCGTGCCCCGCAACCGGCAACCCGCAGGATCAAGCGATGA